The genomic DNA GTAGCAATCATAATATCAAGTACTCAAAATATCCAGGGTATTCAATGCCACGCAAAGGACTCGACCAGGCGGTTCAGGAAGACTTTTCGGTAGTTTTCTTCTTAAACATCTGGAGCATCCTGTCAGTAACGAGGAATCCGCCCACGACATTTATTGCGGCCACAATCAGCGCGGCAAAGCCCAACCATTTTGCCCAATCACCGCCTACCATGGCAGCAGCCATCAGCGCACCAACGATCGTGATGCCACTAATCGCATTGGTACCCGACATAAGTGGGGTATGCAACGT from Bacteroidota bacterium includes the following:
- a CDS encoding NAD(P) transhydrogenase subunit alpha; its protein translation is MLENLIVFVLASFIGFEVISKVPQTLHTPLMSGTNAISGITIVGALMAAAMVGGDWAKWLGFAALIVAAINVVGGFLVTDRMLQMFKKKTTEKSS